TGACCGTTGAGCTAAAGTCCCACGCCGGAAGGAAATCGTAACGTGCGCGGCCAGCTCCGGCAAGTCATTCACTTCCCGCCAGTCACCAGTGCGAACACCACCGAACCCAGCAGCCCCAGCAGCCACAAACTGCCGGGAATGATGGCCATCTGCTGGGGTGTCTTCCGGTAGGCCACTGCCGCCAACCCGATGGCCATCAGCACAATGAACCACAGGGAGAAAACATCCACCCAACTCACTGCCGCGAGCATCCAGCCCGGCAAGGATTCAGGAAGCAGCGGCGCCGGATTGCTGATGACGAAACTGCCCCGCGCCTTGAGAATCTGCTCAGCATCCGGCGGACGCAGGAGGATGATGAGGATGTTAAGCACGTACTTGACGCTCTCTGTGGCATAGGTCGCGTAGGCGGTGACGGAGAGCACCTGCCGGAACGTGGCCTGACCGCGCGCAAGCAGCATGCCCAGGTAGTACACTCCCGCCAGCGCCAGGGTCGCCAGGACGCTAACGCCAATCCCGATGAGCGGAGCAAAACGCTGGAGTCCGGCGCTGAATTCAATGCCCTGTTCAAACTGGCGCTGTTCAGCATCGGAAAGATCACTCCACCGCTTGCCCTGACTTTCGAGCTGGCGCTCAATGGCCCGGCGGGCAACTTCTTTGGGATCAACCTTGACCCAGACGGTGAAAAACACCGAAAACCCGGCTGTCAGCAACGCCATGACCAGTATCGGGGCCAGGAAGTCAGGTTGGTGGCGCAGCGCCGCAAACACGGTGCCAGGCGTGAAAAACATGCCCGTCAGCCGTTGCCAGACGGTTGCCGGAACCGGGTGCGCTTCTGCGCCGGGAGAGTGTTCATTGGCATCCTGCATGCTCGGACGTGCTCCTTTGGACGTGCGTTTTGTTTCGCAAGCCACGGCGTGCGACAAGTGGCTTCTGCCAGAGTGTCGTTCCCCCATCCACCGACGACACCATGACCAAACGCATTCTCTGTTGGTTTCGGCGCGACCTGCGCCTGGACGATAACACGGCTTTGCTGGCGGCTTACGCTGCGGCGGAAGAAGTTGTTCCGGTGTTCATTTTTGACGACGCCATCCTGTCCCGTCCTGACACTGGCGCCGTGCGCGTGGCGTTTTTGCTGGAAAGCCTCCGCAACCTGGACGAAAACCTGCGCGCGCGCGGCAGCCGATTGCTTCTCCGCCGTGGCCGGCCGGAGCATGTGCTGGCGCAGCTCGTCACGGAAACGGCCGCCAGCGCCGTTTATTTCAACCGCGATGTGGAACCGTTCGCCTTGGTGCGGGATGCCCGTGTGCGGGCGCATCTGGAAGGACGGTGCGCCGTCGAAGGCTTCGACGATGGCGGACTCACCGCACCGGAAGCCGTCAGAACCAAGGCCGGAACGCCCTACACAGTTTTTACGCCTTACAAACAAGCTGTTCTGGCACAGGCTGTTCCGCGTCCCCGCCCGGCGCCGGCGGCGCTCAGGACGCCGGCCGATGTGCCGGGCGACCCATGGCCATCGCTGACAGACCTCGGTTTTACCACTTCGGTCAGTTTGCCGCCGGGTGGAGAAACCCCGGCTCAGGCACGGTTGCACGACTTCATACAAAACGGACTGGCTCGCTATGCCACCGAACGCGATGTTCTTTCCGCTGAGGGCACATCCCGGCTGTCGCCCTATCTGCGGTTTGGCTGTCTGTCACCACGCCGCGCCTACTGGGCGGCGCGGGAAGCTGTCCCGGAAGGCTCGCCCGGCGTGGAAAGCTGGATTGCCGAACTCATCTGGCGCGACTTTTACCGCCAGATTCTGTTCCATTTCCCCCATGTCGAAAGCGGCGCATTCCGGCGCGCCTACGATGACCTGGCCTGGGAAAACAATGCGTCCTGGTTTGACCTCTGGTGTCAGGGAAAGACCGGTTTTCCAATCGTGGATGCCGCCATGCGCCAACTGCTCACGACCGGCTGGATGCACAATCGGGCGCGCATGATTGTGGCGTCCTTTCTGACCAAAGACCTGCTCATTGACTGGCGATGGGGCGAGCGGCACTTTATGAAACATCTCGTGGATGGCGATCTGGCGGCCAACAACGGCGGCTGGCAGTGGGCGGCTTCGACGGGCACCGATGCCCAGCCGTACTTCCGCATTTTCAATCCAACCGCCCAGGGGAAGAAATTTGACCCAACCGGGAGTTACGTCCGACGTTATGTACCGGAACTGCGCGCCGTGCCGGACCGCTGGATTCACGAGCCAGCCCAGATGCCTGTGGAGGTGCAGCGGGCTTTTCGCTGTGTCATCGGCGTGGACTACCCGGCGCCGCTGGTTGACCACGGCCGCCAGCGTGTCAAGGCACTGACCATGTTCGGACGCTTCGCCAGCCCGGAAAAAAGGCCGGGCAGGTGAGGACGTGGGCGGCGACACCTGCCCGGCCGTTCTGCCCGGATTCGGAAAAACCTAGAAGTTCAACCGGAAGCCGGCCTGCACCAGCCGTGGTGGCCCGGGCAGGATGCCTCGCACGCGGTCGGCGATGTAGAGCCGATCGGTCAGGTTTTTCGCCGTGATGAAGAAGGTCGTCCGCCACTGCTCGACGCGGTAGTTGGCCGTGGCATTCCAGATGGTGTAGGCCGGAAGCACGCCAAGCTGCCCGTTGGCAAACACGGATGGGTTCACCGGCGAGGTCGGGCGCAGGTTGAGGTCATCGCCAAACTGTTCTCCGACGTGGACGGCTTCCATCTGTACGTCAAAGCCTTTGGGATGGGCATACCCGAAAGCGCCGGTGAACATGTGGCGGGGCGTGTAGGGAATCCGGTTTCCCGTCACCAGCACGTTCGTAAAGCCCGAAACACCGCTGAAGCGGCGGCCCTCGAAACGGGCATCACCGACGAAGGTGTAATTGACCCGTGCAAAGACATTGTGCGCCGACTTGAACAGCAGTCCGCTGTCAATCCGGCCAAACAGTTCCAGTCCCTGATGGAGCGTCTTGCCGCCGTTGGTCAGGGTTGAGCCGACGCCGCCGGCCAGACTGGCCGGCACAATCTGGTTCGAGAAGTCCATGCGGAAGTAGGAAGCGTCGAGGCGGATACCCTGCACCGGAACGCTGCGGATGCCAACTTCCGTGTTCCAGCTCAGCTCCGGGTCAAGATCAACGACGCCGCCCGTGTTGGAGATGATGTCTTCCGTGCGCGGCGGGGCAAATCCCCGGTGAATGCCGGCAAAAATGGTCGCCCGCTGCTGGATGTTGTACGAGGCGCCAATGCCCGGCACCACCTGCGTCAGGACGACTTCACCCCGTGCGCCCAGCCCGTTGTTGGCCAGACGGTTGGCCCGCACAAAGGAAACCCGCTCCACCCGCACACCGGGCGTCACGGTCAGGTTGCCGAAGATGAAGCGATTCTGGATGTAGCCGGAAAAGGCATCGTTGCCGCGAAAGTTGTTTTCGACCGTGACGCCGGTACGCGCCGTTGGCGTCGAGCCGTTGATTTGCCGCCGCTCCTGGTTCTCGCGGTGATAGCGAAAGCCGGTGTCCAGCTCATTGCGCAGCCGCCCGAATCCAAAGCTGGCGCGCACCTGTGGCGTGACGCCGAAGGTGTAGTAGCTACGTACCCGCCCTTCGTTGCCGCACGTCG
This window of the Chloracidobacterium sp. N genome carries:
- a CDS encoding YIP1 family protein codes for the protein MQDANEHSPGAEAHPVPATVWQRLTGMFFTPGTVFAALRHQPDFLAPILVMALLTAGFSVFFTVWVKVDPKEVARRAIERQLESQGKRWSDLSDAEQRQFEQGIEFSAGLQRFAPLIGIGVSVLATLALAGVYYLGMLLARGQATFRQVLSVTAYATYATESVKYVLNILIILLRPPDAEQILKARGSFVISNPAPLLPESLPGWMLAAVSWVDVFSLWFIVLMAIGLAAVAYRKTPQQMAIIPGSLWLLGLLGSVVFALVTGGK
- a CDS encoding deoxyribodipyrimidine photo-lyase; its protein translation is MTKRILCWFRRDLRLDDNTALLAAYAAAEEVVPVFIFDDAILSRPDTGAVRVAFLLESLRNLDENLRARGSRLLLRRGRPEHVLAQLVTETAASAVYFNRDVEPFALVRDARVRAHLEGRCAVEGFDDGGLTAPEAVRTKAGTPYTVFTPYKQAVLAQAVPRPRPAPAALRTPADVPGDPWPSLTDLGFTTSVSLPPGGETPAQARLHDFIQNGLARYATERDVLSAEGTSRLSPYLRFGCLSPRRAYWAAREAVPEGSPGVESWIAELIWRDFYRQILFHFPHVESGAFRRAYDDLAWENNASWFDLWCQGKTGFPIVDAAMRQLLTTGWMHNRARMIVASFLTKDLLIDWRWGERHFMKHLVDGDLAANNGGWQWAASTGTDAQPYFRIFNPTAQGKKFDPTGSYVRRYVPELRAVPDRWIHEPAQMPVEVQRAFRCVIGVDYPAPLVDHGRQRVKALTMFGRFASPEKRPGR